A genomic stretch from Diprion similis isolate iyDipSimi1 chromosome 1, iyDipSimi1.1, whole genome shotgun sequence includes:
- the LOC124408153 gene encoding SRSF protein kinase 2 isoform X2 — MSAKTDVNRRVLAIQAKKKRHKPGKRKGKGSSGELEPPGSNAPQGGSKTGSSAQENTVPRLVHSGGNRSSSSNETIEDDDELYSSDDEEQEDSSDYCKGGYHPVKIGDLFLNRYHVTRKLGWGHFSTVWLCWDLQDKRFVALKVVKSASHFTETALDEIKLLKDVRDTDVNDPKRNKTVQLLNDFRISGINGLHVCMVFEVLGHNLLKLIIKSNYRGIPRNNVKSIIRQVLEGLDYLHNKCKIIHTDIKPENVLICVDETYIRKLASEATELHSLGLKLPVSLISTAPKEFQEPTTNMKMSKNKKKKLKKKAKRQNELLKKQMEQIEEIEEQSKLIVDTVENGEVQNNSSDPADVNTESIEDVAPESKGSPDTSDTSVPQVNIPQTNGVDGLAGGEKMENQPPDEYQNVDDIVLHDVEKSCGEGILPPDQEETTECGEGNAVNNVRTLNAPETKQQIKRASVAPLDPAIVECEVEVKIADLGNACWIHKKFTEDIQTRQYRSLEVLLGAGYDTSADIWSTACMAFELATGDYLFEPHSGDDYCRDEDHLAHIIELLGEIPRRIALSGKHSRIFFNKKGELRHITGLKPWSLYEVLTEKYDWLPSEAREFAEFLTPMLDFDPSKRATAAECLKHPWLNQVK, encoded by the exons ATGAGCGCTAAAACCGACGTGAACAGGCGAGTCCTCGCTATTCAGGCTAAGAAAAAACGTCATAAGCCTGGAAAACGGAAGGGCAAAGGCTCGTCAGGGGAATTAGAGCCCCCCGGGTCAAACGCACCTCAGGGAGGCTCGAAAACTGGATCGTCAGCTCAAGAAAATACCGTCCCACGGTTGGTTCACTCCGGTGGAAATCGTAGCAG CTCAAGCAACGAGACAATcgaggacgacgacgagtTGTACAGCAGCGATGACGAAGAGCAGGAAGACAGCAGCGACTACTGCAAAGGAGGCTACCATCCTGTCAAGATTGGGGATCTCTTCCTGAATCGTTATCACGTCACCCGCAAGCTTGGATggggacatttttcaaccgtatGGCTATGCTGGGACCTTCAG GATAAACGATTTGTCGCTCTTAAAGTTGTAAAGTCAGCATCCCACTTCACGGAAACTGCTTTGGATGAAATTAAACTACTCAAAGACGTCCGTGACACAGATGTCAACGACCCAAAGCGGAATAAGACCGTTCAGTTGCTGAACGATTTTAGAATCAGTGGAATTAATGGCCTCCATGTGTGCATGGTGTTCGAAGTCCTTGGTCACAACCTCCTCAAACTCATCATAAAGTCGAACTACAGAGGCATTCCAAGAAACAATGTTAAGAGCATCATCAGACAAGTTCTCGAAGGCTTGGATTATCTTCATAACAAAT gtaaaattattcacacaGATATAAAACCCGAGAATGTATTAATTTGCGTTGACGAAACTTATATTAGAAAATTGGCATCGGAAGCAACAGAACTTCACTCGTTGGGTTTGAAATTGCCAGTGTCATTGATATCGACAGCACCAAAAGAGTTTCAAGAGCCCACAACGAATATGAAAATGtcaaagaacaaaaagaagaagttgaAGAAGAAGGCAAAGCGACAAAATGAATTGCTGAAGAAACAGATGGAACAAATTGAAGAGATCGAAGAGCAGAGTAAACTCATTGTAGATACTGTAGAAAATGGTGAAGTTCAAAATAACAGTTCAGATCCAGCGGATGTAAACACGGAGAGTATCGAAGATGTTGCACCGGAAAGCAAAGGGTCACCTGACACATCGGACACTTCTGTACCTCAAGTAAATATACCACAGACAAATGGTGTTGATGGATTAgcaggaggagaaaaaatggaaaaccaACCTCCTGACGAATATCAAAATGTTGACGACATTGTTCTGCacgatgttgaaaaaagttgcGGAGAAGGTATATTACCACCTGATCAGGAGGAGACGACTGAATGTGGCGAAG GTAATGCAGTGAACAATGTGCGGACACTAAACGCTCCAGAGACGAAGCAACAAATAAAACGTGCATCAGTAGCTCCACTGGATCCAGCGATAGTCGAATGTGAAGTGGAGGTGAAAATTGCTGATTTAGGAAATGCTTGCTGGatccataaaaaatttacagaagaTATTCAAACCAGACAATACAGATCTCTTGAAGTATTATTGGGAGCTGGCTATGACACTTCAGCAGATATATGGTCAACGGCGTGTATGGCTTTTGAATTAGCCACCGGTGATTATCTTTTTGAACCTCATAGTGGCGACGATTACTGCAG agACGAGGACCACCTAGCCCACATAATAGAATTACTTGGGGAAATCCCGCGACGAATCGCACTTTCTGGGAAACActcgagaatatttttcaataagaaAGGAGAGTTGAGGCATATCACGGGTCTCAAGCCCTGGAGTCTCTACGAAGTATTGACAGAAAAGTATGATTGGTTGCCCAGTGAAGCGCGTGAATTTGCTGAGTTCCTAACTCCCATGCTTGACTTCGATCCAAGCAAACGAGCTACAGCAGCCGAGTGTTTGAAACATCCGTGGTTAAACCAAGTCAAATGA
- the LOC124408153 gene encoding SRSF protein kinase 3 isoform X1 — protein sequence MSAKTDVNRRVLAIQAKKKRHKPGKRKGKGSSGELEPPGSNAPQGGSKTGSSAQENTVPRLVHSGGNRSRLEPCHSSSNETIEDDDELYSSDDEEQEDSSDYCKGGYHPVKIGDLFLNRYHVTRKLGWGHFSTVWLCWDLQDKRFVALKVVKSASHFTETALDEIKLLKDVRDTDVNDPKRNKTVQLLNDFRISGINGLHVCMVFEVLGHNLLKLIIKSNYRGIPRNNVKSIIRQVLEGLDYLHNKCKIIHTDIKPENVLICVDETYIRKLASEATELHSLGLKLPVSLISTAPKEFQEPTTNMKMSKNKKKKLKKKAKRQNELLKKQMEQIEEIEEQSKLIVDTVENGEVQNNSSDPADVNTESIEDVAPESKGSPDTSDTSVPQVNIPQTNGVDGLAGGEKMENQPPDEYQNVDDIVLHDVEKSCGEGILPPDQEETTECGEGNAVNNVRTLNAPETKQQIKRASVAPLDPAIVECEVEVKIADLGNACWIHKKFTEDIQTRQYRSLEVLLGAGYDTSADIWSTACMAFELATGDYLFEPHSGDDYCRDEDHLAHIIELLGEIPRRIALSGKHSRIFFNKKGELRHITGLKPWSLYEVLTEKYDWLPSEAREFAEFLTPMLDFDPSKRATAAECLKHPWLNQVK from the exons ATGAGCGCTAAAACCGACGTGAACAGGCGAGTCCTCGCTATTCAGGCTAAGAAAAAACGTCATAAGCCTGGAAAACGGAAGGGCAAAGGCTCGTCAGGGGAATTAGAGCCCCCCGGGTCAAACGCACCTCAGGGAGGCTCGAAAACTGGATCGTCAGCTCAAGAAAATACCGTCCCACGGTTGGTTCACTCCGGTGGAAATCGTAGCAG GTTGGAGCCTTGTCACAGCTCAAGCAACGAGACAATcgaggacgacgacgagtTGTACAGCAGCGATGACGAAGAGCAGGAAGACAGCAGCGACTACTGCAAAGGAGGCTACCATCCTGTCAAGATTGGGGATCTCTTCCTGAATCGTTATCACGTCACCCGCAAGCTTGGATggggacatttttcaaccgtatGGCTATGCTGGGACCTTCAG GATAAACGATTTGTCGCTCTTAAAGTTGTAAAGTCAGCATCCCACTTCACGGAAACTGCTTTGGATGAAATTAAACTACTCAAAGACGTCCGTGACACAGATGTCAACGACCCAAAGCGGAATAAGACCGTTCAGTTGCTGAACGATTTTAGAATCAGTGGAATTAATGGCCTCCATGTGTGCATGGTGTTCGAAGTCCTTGGTCACAACCTCCTCAAACTCATCATAAAGTCGAACTACAGAGGCATTCCAAGAAACAATGTTAAGAGCATCATCAGACAAGTTCTCGAAGGCTTGGATTATCTTCATAACAAAT gtaaaattattcacacaGATATAAAACCCGAGAATGTATTAATTTGCGTTGACGAAACTTATATTAGAAAATTGGCATCGGAAGCAACAGAACTTCACTCGTTGGGTTTGAAATTGCCAGTGTCATTGATATCGACAGCACCAAAAGAGTTTCAAGAGCCCACAACGAATATGAAAATGtcaaagaacaaaaagaagaagttgaAGAAGAAGGCAAAGCGACAAAATGAATTGCTGAAGAAACAGATGGAACAAATTGAAGAGATCGAAGAGCAGAGTAAACTCATTGTAGATACTGTAGAAAATGGTGAAGTTCAAAATAACAGTTCAGATCCAGCGGATGTAAACACGGAGAGTATCGAAGATGTTGCACCGGAAAGCAAAGGGTCACCTGACACATCGGACACTTCTGTACCTCAAGTAAATATACCACAGACAAATGGTGTTGATGGATTAgcaggaggagaaaaaatggaaaaccaACCTCCTGACGAATATCAAAATGTTGACGACATTGTTCTGCacgatgttgaaaaaagttgcGGAGAAGGTATATTACCACCTGATCAGGAGGAGACGACTGAATGTGGCGAAG GTAATGCAGTGAACAATGTGCGGACACTAAACGCTCCAGAGACGAAGCAACAAATAAAACGTGCATCAGTAGCTCCACTGGATCCAGCGATAGTCGAATGTGAAGTGGAGGTGAAAATTGCTGATTTAGGAAATGCTTGCTGGatccataaaaaatttacagaagaTATTCAAACCAGACAATACAGATCTCTTGAAGTATTATTGGGAGCTGGCTATGACACTTCAGCAGATATATGGTCAACGGCGTGTATGGCTTTTGAATTAGCCACCGGTGATTATCTTTTTGAACCTCATAGTGGCGACGATTACTGCAG agACGAGGACCACCTAGCCCACATAATAGAATTACTTGGGGAAATCCCGCGACGAATCGCACTTTCTGGGAAACActcgagaatatttttcaataagaaAGGAGAGTTGAGGCATATCACGGGTCTCAAGCCCTGGAGTCTCTACGAAGTATTGACAGAAAAGTATGATTGGTTGCCCAGTGAAGCGCGTGAATTTGCTGAGTTCCTAACTCCCATGCTTGACTTCGATCCAAGCAAACGAGCTACAGCAGCCGAGTGTTTGAAACATCCGTGGTTAAACCAAGTCAAATGA